One Nostoc punctiforme PCC 73102 DNA window includes the following coding sequences:
- a CDS encoding PAS domain S-box protein: protein MPDFSIINLAPIGVGFSIIALWIIYYFLNLEVTRRQRAEAILRQQTERERLVNQIAQHIRESLELDEVLTTTVAEVREFLQADRVLIYRLWEDGTGSAITETVLPEYTKILGETFPEEVFPREYHQAYSLGKTRAIANVEQADVESCLADFVKQFGVKAKLVVPILQENREADKQRDSKTPASPPYLWGLLIAHQCDRTRVWESWEIELMKQLATQVAIAIQQSELYKQLQTLNAELEHRVQQRTQELAKANVSLRAEIAERQRTQAALQALITASPRAIFTLDLEGNVKIWNPAAERMFGWTEAEVIDHPNPIFLDDQLEEYNTLQESILQGTTYTRVELRRFKKDGTAIDIVFSAAPLHDSDDSINGMVAVIADITHQKQQEEQVRLLQSVVVNTNDAVVITEAQPIGEPGPNIIYVNEAFTRITGYSLEEVLGKTPRILQGAKTSRAELDKVWTALSCWETVTVQVINYRKDGSEFWNEFSIVPVADQTGWYTHWISVQRDITGRKRLDEIRMALERERELSVLKTRFFSMASHEFRTPLSTALVAAQLLENCQDEWDNSSKRLRNLQRIQLSVKNMVQILDDILTINRAETGKLEFNPKLLDLEEFCSDFVEEMRLSTDERHTLSFVCQGKAVPASVDERLLRSILSNLLLNAIKYSPEGGNVHLSLEFKSDTVILQVKDRGIGIPLADQKQLFEPFHRGKNVKSIPGTGLGLVVVKKCVDLHQGHINITSEIGIGTTCAIALPLL, encoded by the coding sequence ATGCCCGATTTCAGTATTATCAATCTCGCTCCAATCGGTGTTGGCTTTAGCATTATTGCATTATGGATAATTTATTATTTTCTCAACCTAGAAGTAACTAGAAGGCAACGAGCAGAAGCGATCCTGCGGCAACAAACTGAGCGGGAACGGTTGGTAAACCAAATTGCTCAACATATTCGTGAATCTTTGGAGTTAGACGAGGTTCTGACTACTACCGTTGCAGAAGTGCGCGAGTTTCTGCAAGCAGATCGGGTGTTAATTTATCGCCTTTGGGAAGATGGGACAGGTAGCGCAATTACTGAAACAGTTTTACCTGAATATACAAAAATTTTAGGAGAAACCTTTCCAGAAGAAGTGTTTCCGAGAGAATATCACCAAGCTTATTCATTGGGGAAAACCCGTGCGATCGCTAATGTTGAACAAGCTGATGTCGAATCATGTTTGGCAGACTTTGTGAAACAGTTTGGTGTTAAAGCCAAGTTGGTAGTGCCAATTCTCCAAGAGAATCGGGAAGCAGATAAACAACGAGACAGCAAAACTCCTGCTTCTCCCCCTTATCTTTGGGGATTATTGATTGCTCATCAGTGCGATCGCACCCGTGTATGGGAATCTTGGGAAATTGAATTGATGAAGCAACTTGCAACCCAGGTGGCGATCGCTATTCAACAATCAGAACTTTACAAGCAGCTACAAACACTCAACGCTGAATTAGAACACCGCGTCCAACAACGAACTCAAGAGTTAGCTAAAGCTAATGTCTCTCTAAGAGCAGAAATAGCTGAACGTCAACGCACGCAAGCAGCGTTGCAAGCTCTAATTACTGCCTCTCCTCGCGCTATTTTCACACTTGATTTAGAAGGAAATGTGAAAATCTGGAATCCGGCTGCTGAACGCATGTTTGGCTGGACAGAGGCGGAGGTAATCGATCATCCTAACCCAATTTTTTTAGATGACCAATTAGAGGAATACAACACTCTTCAAGAAAGTATATTACAAGGAACAACTTATACCAGAGTTGAATTGCGCCGTTTTAAAAAAGATGGCACTGCGATCGATATAGTTTTCTCTGCCGCTCCCTTGCATGATAGTGATGATAGTATCAACGGTATGGTGGCAGTAATTGCTGATATCACACACCAAAAGCAGCAGGAAGAACAGGTAAGGTTGCTGCAATCTGTGGTTGTAAATACAAACGATGCTGTAGTTATCACTGAAGCACAACCGATTGGCGAACCTGGGCCAAATATTATCTATGTTAATGAAGCATTCACCCGAATCACAGGTTACAGCCTGGAAGAAGTCTTAGGTAAAACGCCCCGTATCCTTCAAGGAGCGAAAACAAGTCGGGCGGAACTGGATAAAGTTTGGACTGCTCTTTCTTGTTGGGAAACAGTTACCGTTCAGGTAATTAACTACCGCAAAGACGGCTCGGAATTCTGGAATGAATTCAGCATTGTCCCCGTAGCCGATCAAACTGGCTGGTATACCCACTGGATATCAGTACAACGTGACATTACAGGGCGCAAGCGGTTAGATGAAATTCGGATGGCACTAGAGCGAGAGAGAGAACTTAGTGTGCTGAAAACACGTTTTTTCTCAATGGCATCTCACGAGTTTCGCACACCTCTAAGTACTGCCTTAGTAGCGGCGCAATTGCTAGAAAACTGTCAGGATGAATGGGATAACTCTTCTAAGCGACTGAGAAACTTGCAGAGAATTCAACTCTCTGTCAAAAATATGGTTCAAATATTAGATGATATTTTAACCATCAACCGAGCCGAAACTGGAAAACTAGAATTTAATCCTAAACTCCTAGATTTAGAAGAATTTTGCAGTGATTTTGTCGAAGAAATGCGCCTAAGTACTGATGAGAGGCACACACTTAGTTTTGTTTGCCAAGGAAAAGCTGTTCCTGCCTCAGTAGATGAAAGGTTGTTGCGTTCCATTCTGTCTAATTTACTGCTGAATGCGATTAAATATTCTCCTGAAGGGGGGAATGTTCATCTTAGTCTGGAGTTTAAATCAGATACGGTGATTCTCCAGGTGAAAGATCGGGGTATTGGGATTCCGTTAGCGGATCAAAAGCAGCTGTTTGAGCCGTTTCATCGTGGCAAAAATGTCAAAAGCATTCCTGGTACTGGATTAGGATTGGTAGTGGTGAAAAAGTGTGTGGACTTACACCAGGGTCATATTAACATCACCAGTGAAATAGGAATTGGTACAACTTGTGCGATCGCTCTGCCATTACTATAA
- a CDS encoding HEAT repeat domain-containing protein — translation MDKRFFKMFGLTEEQAIAIIDTPLEQLEDASDKYIAVSHLINYPTEQSIAALVRAIETSNPDELDHRIVRRKAVESLGRLQAESALPVIRQCLKDDDIYTVENTVWAIGEIGTKDPDILEEVAQLLDKPGQIYRVIIHTLANADYQPSLERVNKFTEAEDEPTRSAAIATVCRFSGDYSQITEVMALLQSSSVNARRGCIQDLIDACYYKAIPEIARCPVSLVFRLRGLRMLLDAGVPSGEITFTEIQPYLEKVLYDHPNDLDLVHEYDATPVLDFVINELYETDFGRCYLATKTLLDIYPQEAPQALLTTYGDKAYNDYGAHYHVMKLFGWLKYAPAYDLLIENLHNREPQFQKSRAACAIALGELGDSRAIPEIKICLNTPIWDLKYACFLALDRLGDSSGREICIHDGDWLIKAKATTNANIAV, via the coding sequence ATGGATAAACGTTTTTTTAAAATGTTTGGGCTAACAGAAGAACAAGCGATCGCAATTATCGATACACCATTAGAACAACTCGAAGATGCTTCTGATAAGTATATTGCTGTTTCCCATCTGATTAATTATCCCACTGAACAGTCGATCGCGGCTTTGGTACGAGCGATTGAAACTAGTAACCCTGATGAGTTAGACCATCGTATTGTCCGACGCAAGGCTGTGGAAAGTCTGGGGCGATTGCAAGCTGAATCAGCTTTACCTGTAATTCGGCAGTGTCTTAAAGATGATGATATTTATACTGTTGAAAATACCGTGTGGGCGATCGGGGAAATCGGGACTAAAGATCCAGATATTCTCGAAGAAGTGGCGCAACTACTGGATAAACCAGGTCAAATTTATCGAGTTATTATTCACACTTTAGCGAATGCTGACTATCAGCCGTCCTTGGAACGTGTAAATAAATTTACTGAAGCTGAAGACGAACCTACTCGTAGTGCTGCGATCGCTACAGTTTGTCGTTTTAGCGGTGACTACTCCCAAATAACTGAGGTGATGGCGCTGCTGCAAAGTTCCAGCGTCAATGCACGGCGCGGTTGCATTCAAGACTTGATTGATGCATGCTACTACAAAGCCATCCCAGAAATTGCCCGTTGTCCTGTATCTCTGGTGTTTCGCTTGCGAGGATTGCGGATGCTTTTGGATGCAGGCGTTCCCAGTGGTGAAATTACCTTTACAGAAATTCAGCCTTACTTAGAAAAAGTACTTTACGATCATCCTAACGACCTTGATTTAGTACATGAGTATGACGCGACCCCTGTATTAGATTTTGTTATTAACGAACTCTACGAAACTGATTTTGGACGCTGCTATTTAGCGACAAAAACCTTACTAGATATATATCCCCAAGAAGCACCCCAAGCACTTTTAACAACTTATGGGGATAAAGCATATAACGATTATGGCGCTCATTATCATGTCATGAAACTTTTCGGCTGGCTGAAATATGCTCCCGCTTACGATTTGTTAATAGAAAACCTGCACAATCGCGAACCTCAGTTTCAGAAATCTCGTGCGGCGTGTGCGATCGCTCTTGGTGAATTGGGTGATTCACGAGCAATTCCTGAAATCAAAATTTGTCTAAATACGCCGATTTGGGACTTGAAATATGCATGCTTCTTGGCGCTAGACCGTTTAGGAGACTCATCCGGTCGGGAAATTTGCATTCATGATGGTGATTGGTTAATTAAGGCGAAAGCAACGACTAATGCCAATATTGCTGTTTGA
- a CDS encoding bleomycin hydrolase: MKSVITTVIGSADAAGRFPTTSDLESVQGSIQRASARLEAAEKLAAGIDAVAKEAYDAAFKKYPYLTQEGEAGDTQVKKDKCFRDIKHYLRLINYSLVVGGTGPLDEWGIAGAREVYRSLGLPTAPYVTALTYTRDRACSPRDLSPQALGEFRALLDYVINSLS, from the coding sequence ATGAAATCAGTTATCACTACGGTTATTGGATCTGCTGATGCAGCAGGTCGTTTTCCAACCACCTCTGATCTAGAATCCGTTCAAGGTAGCATTCAACGCGCTAGCGCTCGTTTAGAAGCTGCTGAAAAGTTGGCTGCTGGTATTGATGCAGTCGCTAAAGAAGCTTATGATGCTGCTTTTAAGAAATATCCTTACTTGACCCAAGAAGGTGAAGCTGGCGACACTCAAGTTAAGAAAGACAAGTGCTTCCGTGACATCAAGCACTACCTACGCTTGATCAACTACAGCTTAGTTGTGGGCGGTACTGGTCCTTTGGATGAGTGGGGTATTGCAGGCGCTCGTGAAGTTTACCGCTCTTTGGGTCTTCCTACTGCTCCCTACGTTACCGCGTTGACTTACACTCGCGATCGCGCTTGTTCTCCTCGTGACTTGTCTCCTCAAGCATTAGGTGAGTTCCGCGCTCTTCTCGACTACGTAATCAACTCCCTTTCATAG
- the hemC gene encoding hydroxymethylbilane synthase — protein MTSVVSSPPRTIRIGSRKSQLALVQTYWVQEQLQKSFPDITFEVHTMSTQGDKILDVALAKIGDKGLFTKELEVGMLNQEIDFAVHSLKDLPTNLPEGLTLAAITERENPADALVVHEKHKDKQIDTLPEGAVIGTSSLRRLAQLRHHFPHFTFKDVRGNLITRLAKLDAGEYDALILAAAGLERLGMSDRVHQIIPKEISLHAVGQGALGIECRADDSELLTLLKAIEHPATRDRCLAERSFLRSLEGGCQVPIGVNTEISGENLTLTGIVASIDGQKLVKDTVTGIANNAEALGTELAELLRQQGAQEILSEIFAVIQRGS, from the coding sequence ATGACTTCAGTTGTTTCTAGTCCCCCACGCACTATTCGGATCGGTTCACGCAAAAGCCAACTTGCTCTAGTTCAAACCTATTGGGTACAAGAGCAACTCCAAAAAAGCTTTCCTGATATCACTTTTGAAGTCCATACCATGTCTACCCAAGGCGACAAAATCCTTGATGTAGCATTAGCTAAGATTGGCGATAAAGGACTTTTTACTAAAGAACTTGAAGTTGGAATGCTCAATCAAGAGATTGACTTTGCGGTTCATTCTCTCAAGGATTTGCCGACTAACTTACCAGAAGGATTGACACTGGCAGCAATTACTGAACGGGAAAATCCAGCCGATGCCTTGGTTGTGCATGAAAAGCACAAAGATAAACAAATCGATACTTTACCCGAAGGTGCAGTAATTGGGACATCTTCGCTGCGGCGGTTAGCACAGTTACGCCACCACTTCCCCCACTTTACTTTTAAAGATGTGCGGGGAAACTTGATTACACGATTGGCAAAACTGGATGCAGGCGAATACGATGCCTTAATTTTGGCAGCCGCAGGGTTAGAAAGATTGGGAATGAGCGATCGCGTTCATCAAATTATCCCCAAAGAAATCTCCCTCCATGCCGTTGGACAAGGTGCTTTAGGGATAGAATGCCGTGCTGATGATAGTGAATTGCTAACTCTACTCAAAGCAATCGAACATCCTGCAACACGCGATCGCTGTCTCGCCGAACGTTCTTTTCTACGCTCTTTAGAGGGCGGATGTCAAGTACCTATTGGTGTAAATACAGAAATCTCTGGTGAGAATTTGACCTTAACAGGCATAGTTGCCAGTATAGATGGTCAAAAGTTGGTAAAAGATACCGTCACTGGAATTGCCAATAATGCCGAAGCGCTAGGCACAGAACTAGCAGAATTATTGCGGCAACAGGGAGCGCAAGAAATTTTATCAGAAATTTTTGCGGTCATTCAACGCGGTTCCTAA
- a CDS encoding HEAT repeat domain-containing protein: MTIDSLFEQLKHPNPNLRERAMWELADVRDENTISRLMGILDEEDVTYRRAAVKALGAIGTDAVPSLVNSLVNSENATIRGSCAKALAQVAANHPDVPFPNEGLQGLKTALNDPNAVVYIASVMALGEIGSPAFEILAEALKTIDNVALAVAIVNALGSMGDMRGVEVLTALTNDESADPYVRESAVSALPRLDQVINYKGK, translated from the coding sequence ATGACAATAGATTCATTATTTGAACAGTTGAAACACCCCAACCCTAATCTGCGGGAACGAGCCATGTGGGAACTGGCTGATGTTCGGGATGAAAATACGATTTCTCGCCTGATGGGTATTTTGGATGAAGAAGATGTGACTTACCGTCGTGCTGCTGTTAAGGCACTGGGTGCTATTGGTACAGATGCTGTCCCATCATTGGTAAATTCATTAGTAAATAGCGAGAATGCAACCATTCGGGGTAGTTGTGCTAAGGCTCTGGCACAGGTTGCTGCTAACCATCCAGATGTTCCTTTCCCAAATGAGGGCTTACAGGGATTAAAAACAGCGCTCAATGACCCAAATGCGGTTGTCTATATTGCATCAGTAATGGCACTGGGTGAAATTGGTTCTCCTGCCTTTGAGATTTTGGCTGAAGCTCTAAAAACAATAGATAATGTTGCGCTGGCTGTAGCGATTGTTAATGCACTGGGTTCGATGGGTGATATGCGGGGAGTGGAAGTGTTGACAGCATTAACTAATGATGAATCTGCCGATCCGTATGTTCGTGAATCAGCAGTGAGTGCTTTGCCCCGATTAGATCAGGTGATTAATTATAAAGGAAAATAG
- a CDS encoding HEAT repeat domain-containing protein: protein MLDSKTQSGEDSLHLSQAETDAILATVNEQLGLKSFNPDDQELLKQMIESMGDARGMVRLSFAEALGKVGKPATPLLMEAVANHPNPVVRRASAKTLTLIADPIAVPTLVNALLNDEDTVVKTSAVGGLAKIGEAAVPALLKILASTEYPESAKGHAVWALGFIGAEAKEHLYREINSDSADVRAAVVGAIAKIAEEGTEEGAFHILVNALTDSSLMVRCEAASALGSLAYQPAIPNLVELLHHADWETRKAAALALMKIGDRAALEPLQAALTKEEEAGVQAVIKLAMSQIERQLEEDSW, encoded by the coding sequence ATGCTCGACTCCAAAACTCAATCCGGGGAGGATTCGTTACATCTTTCCCAGGCAGAAACCGATGCAATACTAGCAACAGTGAATGAGCAATTAGGCTTAAAATCCTTCAACCCTGACGATCAAGAGCTACTCAAGCAGATGATTGAGAGTATGGGAGACGCACGGGGGATGGTTAGGTTGAGTTTTGCAGAGGCGCTGGGTAAAGTCGGTAAACCAGCGACCCCTTTGTTAATGGAAGCTGTGGCAAATCACCCCAACCCAGTTGTACGCAGAGCCAGCGCTAAAACCCTGACACTGATTGCCGATCCGATCGCAGTTCCCACGTTGGTTAATGCGCTTCTAAATGATGAAGATACGGTAGTCAAAACCTCTGCGGTGGGGGGGCTTGCCAAAATCGGTGAGGCAGCTGTGCCAGCATTACTGAAAATCTTAGCGTCAACTGAGTATCCAGAAAGTGCTAAAGGACATGCTGTGTGGGCGCTGGGATTTATTGGAGCAGAGGCGAAGGAGCATTTATATCGAGAAATTAACTCAGACTCGGCCGATGTTCGCGCTGCGGTGGTGGGTGCGATCGCTAAAATTGCTGAAGAAGGTACTGAAGAAGGAGCATTTCACATTCTAGTGAACGCTCTCACCGATTCATCCCTAATGGTGCGGTGTGAAGCGGCATCTGCTTTGGGCAGTCTGGCTTATCAACCCGCGATTCCTAATCTAGTTGAGTTGCTGCATCATGCCGATTGGGAAACCCGAAAAGCGGCGGCTCTAGCATTAATGAAAATTGGCGATCGCGCTGCTTTAGAACCCCTACAAGCCGCATTAACCAAAGAAGAGGAAGCAGGAGTTCAGGCGGTGATCAAGTTGGCGATGTCTCAAATTGAGAGACAGTTAGAGGAAGATTCTTGGTAA
- a CDS encoding phycobilisome rod-core linker polypeptide yields MPIPLLNYSPSSRNHRVSGYEILGDEQPRIYTAEHLPSSVEMDALIMAAYRQIFHEQQMLDSNRQPFLESQLRNGQITVRDFIRGLAISDVFRRLNYESNNNYRFVQICVQRFLGREVYNEREKLAWSIVLATEGLQGFIDALVDSGEYISNFGYNTVPYQRRRILQGRSQGELPFARMARYGKDYRDKLPVPITRKQVEPFNLKTFLRSSDRDVVLWLLASLLGLIVLFTWLTAFGYLPKFGGY; encoded by the coding sequence ATGCCTATTCCTTTGTTAAATTACTCCCCTTCATCTCGAAATCATCGTGTATCTGGATACGAGATTCTTGGCGACGAGCAACCGAGAATTTATACAGCCGAACATCTGCCATCGTCAGTAGAAATGGATGCCTTGATTATGGCAGCCTATCGCCAAATTTTTCACGAACAACAGATGCTAGATAGTAACCGCCAACCTTTTTTAGAATCTCAACTGAGAAACGGCCAAATTACAGTCAGAGATTTTATTCGAGGGTTAGCAATATCTGATGTATTTCGGCGGCTGAATTACGAAAGCAACAACAATTATCGTTTTGTGCAGATATGCGTACAACGCTTTTTGGGTCGTGAGGTTTACAATGAACGCGAAAAACTAGCCTGGTCGATTGTGCTAGCTACCGAAGGATTACAAGGTTTTATCGATGCTTTAGTGGATAGTGGAGAATACATTAGTAATTTTGGTTACAATACAGTCCCCTATCAACGGCGACGGATTTTACAAGGACGCTCTCAAGGTGAATTACCTTTTGCGAGGATGGCTCGTTATGGCAAAGATTATCGTGACAAATTGCCGGTTCCCATAACCAGAAAGCAGGTTGAGCCTTTTAATTTAAAAACCTTCCTCCGCAGTTCTGATAGGGATGTAGTGTTATGGCTATTAGCTTCACTGCTAGGGCTGATTGTCTTGTTTACTTGGCTAACTGCATTTGGTTATTTGCCAAAGTTCGGCGGATACTAG
- a CDS encoding DUF1838 domain-containing protein encodes MNDYLDDYEFNNLDFYRKNHGLQLYYNWSGEICWQETPDKPQEKLFSIIGMNATKVFLKPDPEHGEVGYRINRELGLFCDPDTQEILHSWKSPTASQPVPVVHIANRIVQGSVKPKKFVIPKGKGYITSVMEIPLEYPHPLAGDSKYLDYCPGEKFKGVEYFISNTCRPDATEVPPAKWARDCPWMPWMKLGYAHPAKLRFETTIFRVDSFEQLHPSLVNLVREKVPIYEFTPTESDEPNVTSIQYFKKNFESYLRGDIFPLEERY; translated from the coding sequence ATGAATGATTATTTAGATGACTACGAATTTAATAACCTCGATTTTTACAGAAAAAATCATGGTTTACAGCTTTATTACAACTGGTCTGGAGAAATTTGTTGGCAAGAAACACCAGATAAGCCACAAGAAAAATTATTCTCTATTATTGGGATGAATGCTACTAAAGTATTTCTCAAACCCGATCCTGAACATGGCGAAGTTGGGTATCGCATCAATAGAGAGTTGGGTTTATTTTGCGATCCAGATACTCAAGAAATTCTGCACTCTTGGAAGTCACCAACAGCAAGTCAACCAGTACCAGTAGTTCACATTGCTAACCGAATTGTCCAAGGCTCAGTCAAACCAAAGAAATTTGTTATACCCAAAGGCAAGGGATACATTACCTCTGTTATGGAAATTCCTTTAGAATACCCACATCCCTTAGCAGGAGATAGTAAATATTTAGATTATTGCCCTGGAGAAAAGTTTAAGGGAGTTGAGTACTTTATATCAAATACTTGCCGACCTGATGCCACTGAAGTCCCTCCGGCTAAATGGGCGAGAGACTGTCCTTGGATGCCCTGGATGAAATTAGGATATGCTCATCCAGCTAAATTAAGATTTGAAACAACGATATTTAGAGTGGATTCTTTTGAGCAGCTTCATCCTAGCTTGGTCAACTTGGTGAGGGAAAAGGTACCAATTTATGAATTCACGCCAACAGAAAGTGACGAACCCAATGTGACGAGCATTCAATACTTTAAGAAAAATTTTGAATCCTACTTGCGAGGAGATATTTTCCCACTAGAGGAAAGATATTGA
- the glgA gene encoding glycogen synthase GlgA produces MRILFVAAEAAPIAKVGGMGDVVGALPKFLREMGHDVRIFLPYYGFLPDKMEIPKEPIWRGSAMFQEFAVYESVLPGTDVPLYLFGHPVFLPRRIYSGDDEDWRFTFFSNGAAEFAWNYWKPDIIHCHDWHTGMIPVWMHQDPDITTVFTIHNLAYQGPWRWYLEKITWCPWYMQGHNTMAAAVQFANKVNTVSPTYAEQIKTPAYGETLEGLLSFISGKLSGIINGIDTEVYNPEDDKYIAQTFTTETLDKRKANKIALQEEVGLEVNSKAFLIGIVTRLVEQKGIDLILQILDRFLSYTDAQFVLLGTGDRYYETQMWQLASRFPGRMATYLLYNDALSRRIYAGTDAFLMPSRFEPCGISQMMSLRYGSVPIVRRTGGLVDTVSHHDPENAAGTGYCFDRYEPLDLFTCMIRAWEGFRFKPQWQELQKRGMSEDFSWYKSAKEYVKLYRSIYGLPEEEETPKPELVLNEAVTNSKS; encoded by the coding sequence ATGCGGATTCTATTTGTTGCAGCAGAAGCAGCACCCATTGCGAAAGTAGGAGGAATGGGTGATGTTGTTGGGGCATTACCCAAATTTCTGAGAGAAATGGGGCATGATGTGCGGATATTCTTGCCTTACTATGGCTTCCTGCCAGACAAAATGGAAATTCCCAAAGAACCCATCTGGCGGGGGTCTGCCATGTTCCAGGAATTTGCTGTTTATGAAAGCGTTCTGCCTGGTACTGATGTTCCCTTGTACTTATTTGGACATCCCGTCTTCCTACCTCGCCGCATTTATTCTGGAGATGATGAAGACTGGCGGTTCACTTTCTTTTCCAATGGTGCAGCCGAGTTTGCCTGGAATTACTGGAAACCAGACATTATCCATTGTCATGACTGGCATACGGGAATGATTCCTGTATGGATGCACCAAGATCCAGATATCACCACAGTGTTTACCATTCATAACCTGGCTTATCAAGGGCCCTGGCGTTGGTATTTAGAAAAAATTACTTGGTGTCCTTGGTATATGCAAGGACACAACACAATGGCCGCAGCAGTGCAATTTGCCAATAAGGTAAATACAGTTTCGCCCACTTATGCCGAGCAAATCAAGACACCTGCTTATGGTGAAACCTTAGAAGGTTTGCTGTCTTTTATTAGCGGTAAGTTATCCGGGATTATCAACGGGATTGATACTGAAGTTTATAATCCCGAAGATGACAAATATATTGCTCAAACCTTCACTACTGAGACTTTAGATAAACGCAAAGCTAACAAAATTGCTTTGCAAGAAGAAGTAGGATTAGAAGTCAATTCTAAAGCCTTTTTAATTGGAATTGTTACCCGATTAGTGGAACAAAAAGGTATTGATTTGATCTTGCAAATCCTCGATCGCTTCCTATCTTATACAGATGCACAGTTTGTTTTATTGGGAACAGGCGATCGCTACTATGAAACTCAGATGTGGCAATTAGCATCTCGTTTTCCCGGACGCATGGCAACTTACTTACTGTATAACGATGCCCTGTCTCGCCGCATCTATGCTGGTACTGATGCCTTCTTGATGCCTAGTCGTTTTGAACCATGCGGTATTAGCCAAATGATGTCTTTGCGCTACGGTTCTGTACCTATTGTTCGCCGCACAGGTGGATTAGTTGACACCGTAAGCCATCACGACCCCGAAAATGCCGCAGGCACCGGTTATTGCTTTGACCGCTATGAACCGCTAGACCTTTTCACTTGTATGATCCGAGCTTGGGAAGGCTTCCGTTTCAAACCGCAATGGCAAGAACTACAAAAACGGGGCATGAGTGAAGATTTTAGTTGGTATAAATCTGCTAAAGAGTACGTCAAGTTGTACAGGTCAATTTACGGTTTGCCAGAAGAAGAGGAGACACCAAAACCAGAGTTAGTCTTAAACGAAGCAGTTACCAATAGCAAGTCCTAA
- a CDS encoding acyltransferase family protein, with product MNKQLNLLQVYRGIAAALVVLTHANKIISRELQQDKLLQIFHFGWIGVDFFFVLSGFIIFYIHQSDIGKPNKFKSFAFKRFIRVYPLYWSILTIKIIVSLFNTDTTNSIYQRSAGEIIKAVLLLPQDRSILDATFIGVSWTLSYEVFFYSIFGLLILINTKICQPIIFGWIIGIILKLFNLLPIGDNFLLNFIFDEHNLEFLLGCLAAYTISKYRFKFGTSLIYASIFMLMISIINTKYKEYNVSGIPTLIAYGIPFMLLIIGSVYLELSKTINIPPVLIYIGNASYSIYLAHGFLLNITAKVFTKIIEKLNILHLIESQIVYCNAIASIIVVIAVFMGCLIHSYLEKPLITNLRKRVFANMN from the coding sequence ATGAACAAACAATTAAACTTACTACAAGTATATCGTGGTATAGCTGCTGCACTTGTAGTTTTAACCCACGCGAACAAAATAATTTCTCGTGAACTACAGCAAGATAAATTATTGCAAATATTTCATTTCGGTTGGATAGGCGTAGATTTCTTTTTCGTACTCAGTGGATTTATTATATTTTATATTCATCAATCTGATATAGGCAAACCGAATAAGTTTAAGTCCTTCGCATTTAAAAGGTTTATCCGCGTATATCCATTATATTGGAGTATTTTAACTATCAAAATCATAGTTTCTCTATTTAATACTGATACGACGAATAGCATTTATCAGCGAAGTGCAGGCGAAATTATCAAGGCTGTTTTATTGCTACCTCAAGACCGTTCTATTCTAGATGCTACTTTTATTGGTGTCAGCTGGACGCTGAGTTATGAAGTTTTTTTCTATTCTATATTCGGTCTACTCATTCTGATCAACACAAAAATTTGCCAGCCGATAATTTTTGGTTGGATTATTGGCATAATTCTTAAGCTCTTTAACTTATTACCAATCGGGGACAATTTTCTGCTTAATTTTATATTTGACGAACATAATCTAGAATTCCTGCTGGGTTGTTTAGCTGCTTATACAATATCTAAATATCGATTTAAGTTTGGAACATCGTTAATTTACGCTTCAATTTTTATGCTGATGATATCAATCATAAATACAAAATATAAGGAATATAATGTTTCTGGTATCCCTACATTGATAGCTTACGGTATTCCATTTATGCTCCTGATTATAGGATCTGTTTATTTAGAACTATCAAAGACAATCAATATACCTCCAGTTCTAATTTATATAGGCAATGCGTCTTATTCCATATATTTAGCGCATGGCTTTTTATTAAATATAACAGCTAAAGTTTTTACAAAAATTATAGAAAAGTTAAATATATTACACTTGATTGAAAGTCAGATCGTATATTGCAATGCTATCGCATCTATAATTGTTGTAATAGCAGTATTTATGGGATGTCTAATCCATTCGTATCTGGAAAAGCCATTAATTACAAATCTAAGGAAAAGGGTATTTGCCAACATGAACTGA